A section of the Fusarium falciforme chromosome 8, complete sequence genome encodes:
- a CDS encoding VOC domain-containing protein gives MVQFSFKSSWALLPLLASQTLGCGPIERADNDTSEYPKNHLGSDAASDPATIGYNINHLCLNVRNLTASMDFYSRVFGLRELFHLEVTESYTIAYMGYSHGGKNGTGYQTALELNREKNNAQGLLELIHIDVPDNYLPSSGEHPNTFGHVGMIVPDIEAAQARLDTFPDVRVLKRTGEPLSFGTEIGNATSLSPAVVAQLKPVEQAALIKTLSQLNSPLIYVTDPDGNLVELQPQN, from the coding sequence ATGGTCCAATTCTCCTTCAAGTCCTCTTGggctctcctccctctcctcgcTTCCCAAACCCTAGGATGCGGCCCCATCGAAAGAGCCGACAATGACACCTCAGAATACCCCAAGAACCACCTCGGCAGTGATGCCGCCTCTGATCCCGCCACGATTGGCTACAACATCAACCACCTGTGCCTCAACGTCAGAAACCTGACAGCCAGCATGGACTTCTACTCTCGCGTCTTTGGCCTCCGCGAGCTCTTCCACCTCGAGGTCACAGAGAGCTACACCATCGCCTACATGGGCTACAGCCACGGCGGCAAGAACGGAACAGGCTACCAGACCGCATTGGAGCTCAACCGAGAGAAGAACAATGCCCAAGGTCTCCTCGAACTCATCCACATCGACGTGCCAGACAACTACCTCCCCTCATCCGGCGAGCATCCCAACACCTTTGGTCACGTTGGCATGATCGTCCCCGACATCGAAGCCGCCCAGGCACGCCTCGACACATTCCCCGATGTCAGAGTCCTCAAGCGCACAGGAGAACCACTGTCCTTCGGTACTGAGATTGGCAACGCGACCAGCCTTTCCCCAGCTGTCGTGGCACAGCTTAAGCCTGTGGAGCAGGCTGCTCTGATCAAGACCCTGAGCCAGTTGAACTCGCCCCTCATCTACGTGACTGACCCCGATGGAAACCTGGTCGAGCTGCAGCCCCAGAACTAG